The nucleotide sequence GTGGAGTGTCTTAAAACTCCCGTGGGTGGGGAGTTTTGTGCTGGAAATTGAGTTCTAAAAGCCAAAGGCCTCAGCGCTTGGAAAAGTAATAATTGAGTCACTGGTGCTGATCAATAACCCTTTCAACTCCACCAGAGGGAAGCGCAGTGGGTGGTCCTCAAACCTTTAGCATTTTAATTGTTTAGTAAGTGGTGTAGTATAGTGGCAGCACAGGAGGGAGGTCACTGGCCCTCTGGTCACACTGTTGTGTCACTTAGTTTTGGTATCAAttccaaaacaacattttacctGTTTTTCAGATACTTTTCTTTGagaaatataaactaaaatGAATGAAACGCCCGTGAGCCTCAGCAGTACTGTGTGTTCAGTGCTAATCAGGAAATGTTAACACGCTAACATGCAACAGCAAGATGGACATGATAAATACCATACTATACTTGCTAAACATTAATATGTTAGCAGTGTCATTTGACCATGTTAGCAAGCTGATGCTAGCATTTAGTGCAAAGCACCAGTGTGCCTAAGCATAGCATCATAAAcctgctagcatggctataTATTcagaaactgctttttttcattgaaaaaagccaaaattttctgttgttaaatCTTGTTTAAACCCAAGTGGATGTATAAGAACCTTGCAGAATTAAAATAGTCAATAAAAAGTCTATAATCCCAAAGTGTTGACTCAACTTAGGAACTATCTGATCAAAGTCAAACTAAATTACAATTCTGACCCAACATTTGAGGCCGGGTTTGGTACAAATTTCAATAGTAGTGCTATGGACACGTTTTCCTCattatcaaaataatatttAGGTTTGATATCCAGCCCCAGATGGCACCACATAGTTAAAGATTTATTTCATCTGTATTTTGGTCCACATTATTCTAGAACTTGATTCAGATTTGATTATTAAAAAACTGATGCCGGCACAACATCAAAGTTATCAAACAGACTTCCaatgtgcttctgtgtgttcttttttaTACAGTGCAACTTCAATGCTTTGCCCTTTCACAGCATTAATCAAGCATTCCCATTTAAATTTCCTCTGACCCACTCTAAAGTCTGAATGTAATCAGTGTCCAACCTAGTTAAAATTTGTTTACTTGGCATAATGCTCTCTTGCCTGTTAAAACTTTGATGAAGCTTAAATCATCAATTTTTCTACCACCCATATCAAACAGCCAGTTATTAAAAGTTTAGGCGTCAGGATGCCCTGATTTTTCCTCAGTCATCAAAGTATGCTAATGTTCTTTTTTGCTGAGTTGACCCTGAATTCACAACAGATCTGCCAACCAggctacagagagagagaggaggaagaaaagagttTGATGCATTTGTTTTCTCTATGGCAGTATTTAGAGGCTCGGAGGCATCAGAATAAGTCTTCTTTTCCATCAAGCATAACCTCTAAAGCCTGTTAGCGAATTAtagttgtgttttgtgtcagCACTGTGCTTATGTTCTCACCCTCGCAAGAACTATGTGGCAGAGTTTTTATAGATCACACAACATGACAGATGCTacacacaaaagcagaggaaacaagGTCTGaactcctttttctctccacttctgcaccccttctcctcccacccttcctccttccctctcttctccatTCCCTTGGATccctctcaatctctctctctctctctctctgtctgcctttgaaCCAGGGATGAAGCCGAGATGGAGTATTTAAAAATAGCTCAGGACCTGGACATGTACGGCGTCAATTACTTTTTAATCAGGGTGAGCCAATGCTGCTTTTCTGTATCTTTACAAAGTAAGCCAATATGAGGGGTCTGGAGGCGTGTCAGTTTCACTATGGTATTATGAAATTAAGTAGGGGACTAGCAGCCTGACTCTGCTGTTTTAAATTCTCTTTAGTTTTGAATCTGGAACATTTTATGAACAAATTTGTGGCTGCTGTTTTGGCACTTGATTTTTTCCTGGTGAgtcatgacaaaaacaatccTGTAATAAGtcttcacaaacagaaaaattcaCTTGAGGTGAGTCTGGCCTTGATCGAGGAATTCTCTTAAAGGCcgagacattttaaaataccaCCAACAAGTCAACCTCAGCGTAAGTAATTCATTGTAGCATTACTTTTCAAGTAAACAAGCCCAGATGGCATATACACCCCACAACTGGCATTGTTAAGCTCGGCTCTAACAAATAGTTTTGGCAAACAGAGTCACCGCAGTGCTGCCTCTGTCGAATTCAGGTCGAATTCAATATAAATGAATGTTGGCTGGAAGGTTGGTACCACAACTGCTCGCTAGTGTCCTTTAACAGagggaagttaaaaaaaatttacCCTGCTGATGTGGTTTAGAATAAAAAGGGAACAGATCTTCTTCTGGGAGTGGACGCCCTGGGTCTGCACATCTACGAGCCGGATAACAGGCTGACACCCAAGTGCTCCTTCCCCTGGAATGAGATCCGCAACATCTCCTACAGCGACAAGGAGGTGGGAGAATCTGCTGTGGTTCTTTATGTTAAAGATTAGTGGGATAGTGCTTGTATTCTAATAAAGGCTGCTGATAATTAAATATAGAGCTGTGTGAAACAGAATAGCCTACATTAATGTGTAAGCTGTATAATTTTCctagttttgttgttgttttgaccAGAAGTTTGGGATTCTTGTCTCCTCAATGTTTAGTTTACCATCAAACCTCTGGACAAAAAAACCAATGTTTTCAAGTTCAACTCTTCACGGCTGAGAGTCAACAAGTTGGTGAGTTCAGTTGAAGTGGTTAAGGCTGTTTTGACAAGAAATACAGCCCTTTCACCAAATACTTTGGTTCTCCGGTTACTTTTGGAAACCAtcattctgtttatttctcatAATTAAGGTGAAGAAAAATACTGGAAGTGGCTAGTGGTTGATTTTGTGATGAACCGACCATCATTGCAAGTAACACCCATTCTTGGTTTTTGCTCTTGTGCAGATCCTTCAGCTGTGTATAGGGAACCATGACCTGTTTATACGTCGGCGGCGGGTGGACTCGCTTGAAGTGCAGCAGATGAAGGCCCaggccagagaggagagggcCAGAAAGCAGGTACCAATGACGAGGGGATGGGGTGGAACACTGAACCTGTCCTAATGTACTGCAAAGTGTTACTGAATTTCCATATTTCCACAAATTTTCTCCACCGTATCCTCTTTGGCCACACTCCACCCGTCTGTGGCATTCAGGTGGAGAGGCAGCGTCTGCAAAGGGAGAAGCAGCTAcgagaggaggcagagagagccaGGGACGAGCTGGAGAGGAGGCTGATTCAGCTGCAGGATGAGGCTCACATGGCCAATGAGGCCCTGGTAAGACTTAACCAAAGCCATCATTTATTGGTACATCACATATACACAGGTATCACAACTAAATACATCAATTTAGTCCTCTCATGCCACTTTCCTGCCTTGAAACGTGATCTCCTCCCagtctttcctccttttcttgtCATTTAATAATTCTTTCCCTTTTAtgtcttttccctcctctccctctctcctgtatTTTTGTACATTCTCCTTCTCGtgcttctctcctctttgtctctcaacCTGTTGCcatcccatctctctctttaatgTCTCTTTCTTTGCTCCATTTCCCCATCTCCTCTCATTCCCATTCTCAACTTTTCTTGTCCCCTGTCCcctttcttgtgttttttttccctcttcctgctcctctccaGCTGCGTTCGGAGCAGACGGCGGACCTGCTGGCTGAAAAGGCCCAGATCGCGGAGGAGGAGGCCAAGCTGCTGGCCCAGAAAGCTGCCGAGGCTGAGACAGAGATGCAGCGCATCAAAGTGACTGCCATCCGTGGCCAGGAGGAGCGGCGGCTCATGGAGCAGAAGATGCTGGAGGCAGAGATGCTGGCTCTCAAGATGGCCGAGgagtcagagaggaggtggggagTGGAGGAAGGAGTGTGTAGCCATACATGCATCTGTTTAGCTTTGGCCTCTATGTGGCTTTGTCTCTGTTATCACCATCTCTCTTATACCCAGATTCTCTCTTTGTATCCatctcacatatacacactcacacacacaacctgcatATTGTTTCTTAGATCTTTAAATAACTTATTCCCACGTCTTACTTACTTtccaagacttttttttaaactttatttgaaatgtgaatCCCTCAAACTGTGGAAGCAGGAAGCTGTCTTACAAAAGCATCAAAACACAGTTGTTTAATAACTTCCTCAACTCATGAGCCTCCCAAATGTTTTTGAGTTACTATACTGTTTAATGTCAAGGTGCACAAACATGCCACTGCGCATCAGTTTGCTCGACAGCACAGACGTCAGTCGATACGCTCCAAGCACAGACCTAAGTAACGCAGCTGCATTTAAATTGCTCGATCAAAGAATAAGAACTTCTAACTtgtttaaaatcatttaatttcaaaGGCTTTGTTCTTgcactgctgctgaaaagcaGGTAATCATGCGGTTACAgtcacactgcagcacaaagaAGTAAAAGGGAGAAAGCTTTTGTTCAGCAGCCTCCCCCTAGGTCTGAGGCACAGCAGTTAATTTGTGCTAGTTAATTGTTAGCAGTAGTATCGATTGATGGTAGGAGTCCCTATCCAACTGTCTCTTTTATGACACACTGAAACTCCACAGCGTTGAAACTGACTTTCTGATCTGCTTTTTATCTCTGCCTTGAAAAGAAATGttgtccttttctcttttatacTTCCCAGGGTGGTTCAAATCAAATACTTAGAAAATCGGCTGttgacttttttatttctttagaTGTCAGATGGTTTAGAGGATTGGGACTTGTTGACTGATCCTCAATCAGCAGTCTGTAAAGCTTGATAGATGCCAATCATTGTAGCCAAGAACTTAAATCATGTTCATAATGAAACAGTATACATAGATACTAAGAATATCACTTCACGGCCTCTACTTCACAGTTCATTAGGCAATCATTTCAAATGGGCACCATTAACCACTTGCCAGTAACTGCAATTTCTGTATGAGCACTTTTCTGCACCAGAGAAATTTAAACCTGTGGCACTCAACATGTAAATGACTATGTCCACTCAAACCCTTGAGGCACGAAGCTCCCCCACATCAACGAGGAACTGCTGAGTGTTCAGGAACACAGTCAAAAGAAATATAATCACCGTCATATAACATTTCACTGTGTGCAAACGTAATGGTGGAATAATGGAGTCAGAAATGATTGTCTGCTGGGGTGAGACATTGATCACCTGGGTAATAGCAAAGTGACATTCCTGGTTCATCAAGTGCCAACGTGGCGATTATGTAAGATAATTTTGGATTCAATTTAGATAATTCTCTTTCTTTTGAGGGACTGGGAGGTGAATTAAAGTATTAATcgtatctgtctgtctgtttgtccttCAGGGCCAAGGAGGCTGAGCAGCTGAAACAGGACCTGCAGGAAGCCAGGGAGTCGGAGCGCAGGGCAAAGCACAAGCTGCTAGAGATTACCAGCAAGGCTGTCTATACGGTACAAAGTCAGATTTAAATGTTCAAGAACAAACAAGTAGGCTGAAACTATTAGTGGACTAGTCTGTGGCaagaaataaatcaatgaaaaatTATCAAGTAAATTAACCAAATATTTGATGATTCCAGCTCCTCAGTTTTACCGCTTGGTTTATTTACTGATTATTGAATAGGCAAAGTGCTTATTACTAGGGTTGCaacaaacagttattttcattatctattgatctgttgattattttctcaactaATCGTTTGGGGTATTGAACAcccaaaaacagttaaaaatgtaCACGCAGACATCTTTAAaggtcttgttttgtccaaaggacaatcaaaaagcaaaaatactcAGTTCATCAATATGTGAAAACTAAGAAAAGTTCTCACCTGGAAcctgtatttttgcttgaaaaattgaACGATTAAGAGATATACATAGtagttgttgattaattttctttaaactCATAAAATGACTAATTGTTGCAACTGTACACATTGGTAAACATCATTCTAAATGTAATGTACTTGACAGAAgtttttatgattattttcaatttctctcttttttgtgagCTATTTAAGCAAAGTAAGGCATTTTAAtcactcctcttccttcttttaTACTTAAAGACAAAGAGTAATAATTGAAATTAAATCAACATATGACTcaataattaaaacagtaaTGAAAGTTACAGCCTTACAAATTACTTAGTATGTATTGAAAACCACCAGACAATAGCACAGattcatgtacacacatgcataaaacaAATTTGCATAATACTCATATTATGCAGTACATGAATACACTCCCAGCAGGGAATAACATGCAGTAATgtttcacagaaaaatattgtGCACTCCCTCACTGAGAGTATGAGCTGCTACTGCTGGTATGAAATGTGGCATAGCTGGTCAGGTTTGACGTTGTTATCTTTACTGCTATTAGCACACATATActtgctcacacatacacacactcacacatgtaaCTGTAGCCCTACAAAGTCACACTGAATAGGAGATACTTGCATAAGAACAGGCGGCACATAAGGCAGCCTACGCAAGAGCCTCCAACATGCTAAAAACCCACACAGTTACGCATTCATCTGCTTACACACATgtgcgcagacacacacacatacacatacatattgaCATGCTAGCCATTGATAGAGAACTACTCGCTTGAAAGCTTCTGAATGAAAAGCCCAAACAAAAGACATGTTGCCACTGCAGCTCTACTGCACACTTATCTGCTCCTTAGTGAAAACTctacatgaacacatacacgcacactaCACAATATTCTCCATTCCCATTTCTGTTGGCCTCTCCATGGTCTGCCAGACCATATTTATGTTGAGTGTATTCACCCTGTAGCCTGGATTCACATGCCAACAAATGgatttacatttatattgtgTATTAGGTCCACATCTTATCTAGATGCCATGCAGCCAATGTATTTCAGATATTTGGCTGAGGATCTGAAAGCATATATTCATGTGTTCATGGTCCCTGACCATCAAACTggtcatctttttttcccttcctccattttaactgttttctctATCAACATTGTATCCTTGTGTCCCACTAGCACACAACGTTCCCGTACCCCCCACCCAACAGTTTAATCTTCTCTCTTTactccatcttcctctcttttctttctatcttttaCCCTTCCtcagttttttcttcattaCTGCCAGTTCTTcttcatttcatgtcattttccattttatttttgtcagttcaTCTgcgtctcttcctcctctttaatctctctgtccatctcccCTTCTAGTCCCCTGGACTCCCACCTGACAGCATGCCTCCCGACCTGAGCTTCAGCAGGGAGAACCTCAGCTTTGACTTTAAAGATACTGACATGAAACGTCTCTCCATGGAGATCGAAAAAGAGAAGTGAGTGGCCGGACCTGCTCTGCCTATGCCGCCTGATATTTTGGGTGTCAGCGAGTTTGCATTTCACACTTTCTTTTTATGTGGTTTAGCCTGATTCCAGTGGTTTGGTAATTGTTAATCAGCAGTGGGAATTGATTAACTGAAAAATATCTCTATCGGGTTACGTTTAAATAACCTCAATAATGTGCGAGAGAAAGATCTAACATAATGCAGTATTTTACTTAGGAACATAATCACtcttaaatatatacattttaatcCAGGAGTTCAGGTGAGTAATTGACCTTTAGTATTAGCTGTCACTGATGTCACTGCCAGCATTCAAGCATTTTATTTCCTCTAGCTCATGGTATCAGTGAttactgacagacagacataacTATGGTTATGAGTATGACCCTAGCATTGGGGTTGAATAAATTACCTTGTCATCTAATTAGGTAATTCAGTTAGCAAGTGAGCAGAGAGACTGTGGGACCAGTACTGATGCTTAACTGGTCATAAAACTAGAAGAAAGACTGTGATGGAATTGGGAAGTAcataaatactaaaataaacTGTAGTACTACCAgttgaataaattaaaaaaggCTGACTGGCAAGATTTTTCTAAAAAGTGGACACTCGTTGTCCAGAATTTCTCCCATCAGTCCATGTAGTTTACATGCCATTTTATAATTTGCACCTCTTAGTACACTGACTCTAACAACtgcatatttctcaaaattaGGTTTCACACCAGATGACCTGGAAAAATCTTCTCAAACTTTAAGTAGAGCTtgcaaacaaacatatttttgcaAGGTTGATatattggaaaataaaaatgcctTTAGActtaattaatgtttttgatGAATTGAATTGAAGTTTTTTATTGTAATATATAACTATATACTACATGCTGCAGGATTATCAATGATGGATGCTACTGATGTGATAATGgttactgtatgtatttttaaaggcCATGGAAATCCCACTTGTTAAGGACCTACATACAACACAGAACAGCTTGCAGTAGAGAATATGGAAAGAGAAACTTTCAGTGTATGAGATCTTTGGTGAAAATTTGTGTTTAACAAATGTGACTTTGTGTGAAGtgcatctttaaaaataaaggGACAAAAGGGAAATCTACTAAACTGTCTCCTAACCTGCAATCTGTCCATGTTTAGGGTTGAGTACATGGAGAAGAGCAAGCACCTGCAGGAGCAGCTGAATGAGCTGAAGACAGAGATTGAAAGTCTAAagctgaaagacagagagactccTCTGGACATTATTCATAACCAGAACACAGAGCAGGGGACCAGCAAGCACAGCAACTTTAAAAAGGTACCAACCGGCACAGCTGtttgcacacaaaacacataaacacacactgtaccaAATGTTACAAAATAACTGTTCATTTATTCTTCCAAAatacactgtacatacatgATTCTCCCCCTTCAAGCCTTATCTATGCACACGCAGTCAAACATTTCTAGTTAGTTAAGCACCTTGTATACATGCACAACATTTGTTAGTAGGTCTTTGATAGCAGAGCAGAGATCTGATCACATCTACCCCTTAAAGTGATATTGGAAAATCAATATAAGAGCTAGAGATTTGACTACACCCATACACCTGCTGaaatttgggggaaaaaagcaatgCAGCTGATCTTTACAAATAACTCTTGGTCATCatggtgtgtatgtatgtatgtatgtgctaCCTGCTCATATCCTAGTTAGCTCACTGGATTTCCCCGAACACAAATCTGCTTCAAGCCATTCACAACATTACCACACTGACAGAGATGTCAGGAACACCATGTACAACTCTACCTGAAATCTTTATATTGCACCAGTATCATAAAATATACCAGAATCAGATGTGTGCACTGACAGTGAACTTACAGAGAGGAGTAGTCAACACAAGATGAGTAATGTAAGTGTTGCCTCCAACTGGTCCTTAACTTCGCCTGAGTGAAGGCAAAACTGTGACTCTATGTGgtgttttatttacacagaCATGTGCTCATACTTCTTTAATTTAAATACCAAATTCTGAAGAATAAAACTAACTCAGGTTAAAAAACAACCAGCCCTCAGCATTTAAATTCCTCCTCCTAAAAAGTAACACTGCAAATATTTACTACTGTTGGCATTGCAGGACTTTTTGGCATTACTGATTCAGCATTTGAAACAAAAATTGAGCAAATAATGGATTTTAgtctcacttttgtttttcaaaaagtcaaaatatcaAGCCTTAATCACAAGAGTATTGTATATAGCATTGAATCTTTGCAAATTTGTCCATCATTTTTGTGAGACCATGGTCTGTGTATGTAGATAGATAACAAATTGTT is from Lates calcarifer isolate ASB-BC8 linkage group LG13, TLL_Latcal_v3, whole genome shotgun sequence and encodes:
- the nf2a gene encoding NF2, moesin-ezrin-radixin like (MERLIN) tumor suppressor a, giving the protein MASALAAKMGFNSLMRKQARNFNVRICTMESDMEFSCEVKWKGKDLFDLVCRALGLRETWFFGLQYNIKDTVAWLKMEKRVLDQEVPKEEPITFHFLAKFYPENAEEELVQDITQHLFFLQVKRKILEEEIHCPPEASVLLASYAVHAKYGDYDPNVHKPGFLAEEELLPKRVINLYQMTAEMWEERITACYAEHRGRTRDEAEMEYLKIAQDLDMYGVNYFLIRNKKGTDLLLGVDALGLHIYEPDNRLTPKCSFPWNEIRNISYSDKEFTIKPLDKKTNVFKFNSSRLRVNKLILQLCIGNHDLFIRRRRVDSLEVQQMKAQAREERARKQVERQRLQREKQLREEAERARDELERRLIQLQDEAHMANEALLRSEQTADLLAEKAQIAEEEAKLLAQKAAEAETEMQRIKVTAIRGQEERRLMEQKMLEAEMLALKMAEESERRAKEAEQLKQDLQEARESERRAKHKLLEITSKAVYTSPGLPPDSMPPDLSFSRENLSFDFKDTDMKRLSMEIEKEKVEYMEKSKHLQEQLNELKTEIESLKLKDRETPLDIIHNQNTEQGTSKHSNFKKLTLQSTKSRVAFFEEL